A genomic region of bacterium contains the following coding sequences:
- a CDS encoding type II secretion system F family protein — protein sequence MDILLILALVFSATFLALTGLQRLLHRRLDPTYKRMQELAGSGSAAGAGAAAKPRGMAQARVGMARLLEVVGRRKQKEGRASGKMMHKLMSAGYYQESALRRFMGIKRLCAVTSFILFLLLGHYGRQPLPMIFFLGLLGAMIFYTTPDLVLNSQVKRRQHSIAGGLPDALDLMVICVEAGLGLNAAILRVGQDLALRCRPLSEELLRTTQDLRTGISRESALRAMSQRNQVEDLKILVGALVLADKLGTSIADTLRCQADSLRTRIKQKAEEQAAKAGVKMLLPLVLFILPALFIILLGPAALMMLETLAK from the coding sequence ATGGATATTCTGCTCATTCTTGCGCTGGTTTTCAGCGCAACCTTTTTGGCGCTCACGGGACTGCAGCGACTGCTGCACAGGCGTCTGGATCCCACCTACAAACGCATGCAGGAGCTCGCCGGCAGCGGCAGTGCCGCGGGAGCCGGCGCGGCGGCAAAGCCGCGCGGTATGGCGCAGGCGCGGGTGGGTATGGCGCGGCTGCTCGAGGTGGTGGGGCGGCGCAAGCAGAAGGAAGGACGGGCTTCCGGTAAAATGATGCACAAGCTGATGAGCGCCGGCTATTATCAGGAATCGGCCTTGCGCCGGTTTATGGGCATCAAACGCCTCTGCGCCGTGACCAGTTTTATCCTTTTTCTGCTCCTCGGCCATTATGGCCGGCAGCCTCTGCCCATGATCTTCTTCCTCGGCCTGCTAGGCGCGATGATCTTTTATACCACACCCGACCTCGTGCTCAATTCACAAGTCAAGCGCCGTCAGCATAGCATCGCTGGCGGCCTTCCTGATGCCCTTGATCTCATGGTGATCTGCGTCGAGGCCGGTCTGGGCCTCAATGCCGCGATCCTCCGGGTGGGGCAGGACCTCGCCTTGCGCTGCCGCCCCCTCAGTGAGGAGCTGTTGCGCACGACCCAGGATCTCCGCACCGGGATATCGCGCGAGAGCGCCTTGCGAGCGATGAGCCAGCGCAATCAGGTCGAGGATCTTAAAATTCTCGTCGGTGCTCTGGTTTTGGCCGACAAGCTCGGGACAAGCATCGCCGACACGCTGCGGTGCCAGGCCGATTCTCTGCGCACGCGCATCAAGCAGAAGGCGGAAGAGCAGGCCGCCAAGGCGGGTGTCAAAATGCTGCTGCCACTGGTCCTGTTCATCCTGCCGGCGCTTTTCATTATCCTGTTGGGGCCGGCAGCCCTGATGATGCTGGAAACCCTCGCCAAATAG
- a CDS encoding type II secretion system F family protein, with protein sequence MLIVTIVLVFAAFVLISLMIYMAIRRQNSDARLIRKRLSELVRDEKQKPAEIPFIIRDDHLSRIPLLNRVLEQLNISRVLARIIRQADVRLKVGELVLLMAVLAAIGVVVPLKLGKPAMALLTGGGAALVPLIFLQLQRGKRLKAFIREFPDAIDMMTSALRAGHAFTRAMQLVAEEAPDPVGIEFRRTFEEYNLGMQLRDVLLNMTGRVESLDLKLFVTAVLLQKETGGNLTEILEKIGYTIRERFKLMGQLRTYTAQGRMSAWIIGSLPIAFVVIISSMSPGYMTPLIEKPSGHFMLGLAVSLQLMGILVIRKIVAVRYQ encoded by the coding sequence ATGCTGATCGTGACCATCGTTCTGGTTTTTGCGGCTTTTGTCCTGATCTCCCTTATGATCTATATGGCCATCCGGCGGCAGAACAGCGATGCCCGGCTGATCCGGAAGCGGCTGAGCGAACTGGTTCGGGATGAGAAGCAGAAACCTGCGGAGATTCCCTTCATTATCCGGGATGACCATCTCAGCCGGATTCCGCTGCTCAACCGGGTGTTGGAGCAGCTGAACATATCGCGGGTGCTGGCGCGGATCATCCGGCAGGCGGATGTCCGCCTCAAGGTGGGCGAGCTGGTGCTGCTGATGGCGGTGCTTGCGGCCATCGGTGTGGTCGTGCCCTTGAAGTTGGGCAAGCCGGCCATGGCGCTGCTCACCGGCGGAGGGGCGGCGCTGGTGCCGCTGATTTTCCTGCAGTTGCAGCGCGGTAAGCGGCTCAAGGCCTTTATCCGTGAATTCCCCGATGCGATCGATATGATGACCAGCGCGTTGCGCGCCGGGCACGCCTTCACGCGCGCCATGCAGTTGGTCGCGGAAGAGGCTCCCGATCCCGTCGGCATCGAATTCCGCCGCACCTTCGAGGAATACAATCTGGGCATGCAGCTGCGCGACGTCCTGCTGAACATGACCGGTCGGGTGGAAAGCCTCGATCTCAAGCTCTTTGTGACCGCCGTGCTGCTGCAAAAGGAGACCGGCGGCAATCTGACCGAAATCCTTGAGAAGATCGGCTATACCATCCGTGAGCGCTTCAAGCTGATGGGCCAGCTGCGGACCTATACCGCCCAGGGCCGGATGTCGGCCTGGATCATCGGCTCGCTGCCCATTGCCTTCGTCGTTATTATCTCTTCCATGAGTCCGGGGTACATGACCCCGTTGATCGAAAAGCCCAGCGGTCATTTTATGCTGGGATTGGCGGTCTCACTGCAGCTGATGGGGATTCTCGTAATTCGCAAGATTGTCGCGGTCCGATATCAATAA
- a CDS encoding DUF192 domain-containing protein, producing the protein MPLLHVRMQRIIPVRVLTARHFFSRLAGWLGRRKPVEGELLHLMPCRAVHTWGMSFPIDILFLNTDSRVLAALSEVPPNRVTSPQAKAVRVLEAPAGFIQREGIRLGDKLLIHSDDDHQPGLAAWSFILHWPLNLVMAILWAQLLVFIIGHGWGHFSYLGLGILVHNSLLLLLFLLRRPSQDTSHRWSDWLVALATMACAMALRPIQESPQAGIPLAAALQLAGIAGIVISLLSLGRSFGIIPANRQVQVGGAYRLVRHPLYTSELLFYGGFLLGNPSWQNILLALLILAGQIWRALAEESLLMHDPAYQQYARSVRSRFIPHLL; encoded by the coding sequence ATGCCTTTATTGCATGTTCGGATGCAGCGCATCATCCCGGTGCGCGTGCTGACGGCCCGCCATTTTTTCAGCCGACTGGCAGGGTGGCTTGGGCGCCGCAAGCCGGTCGAAGGGGAGCTGCTGCACTTAATGCCCTGCCGCGCCGTCCATACCTGGGGCATGTCTTTTCCCATCGATATTCTCTTCCTCAACACCGACAGCCGGGTCCTCGCCGCCCTGTCCGAGGTGCCGCCCAATCGCGTGACTTCTCCTCAGGCCAAGGCAGTCCGCGTGCTTGAGGCTCCGGCTGGTTTTATCCAGCGCGAGGGCATTCGCCTGGGTGACAAACTGCTGATCCACAGCGACGACGATCACCAGCCCGGATTGGCGGCCTGGAGCTTCATCCTGCATTGGCCGCTCAACCTGGTCATGGCCATCCTCTGGGCGCAGCTGCTTGTTTTCATCATCGGACATGGTTGGGGGCACTTTTCCTATCTGGGCCTGGGCATCCTGGTGCATAATTCGCTGCTCCTTTTGCTCTTCCTTCTCCGTCGGCCGAGTCAGGATACCTCACACCGCTGGAGCGACTGGCTGGTCGCCCTGGCCACCATGGCCTGTGCCATGGCCTTGCGCCCGATCCAGGAGAGCCCGCAGGCCGGCATCCCGCTCGCGGCCGCACTGCAGCTGGCCGGGATCGCCGGCATTGTCATCTCTCTTCTCAGCCTCGGCCGCAGTTTTGGCATCATCCCCGCCAATCGACAGGTCCAGGTGGGCGGAGCCTACCGTCTGGTACGGCATCCCCTTTACACCAGCGAATTGCTTTTCTATGGCGGTTTCCTGCTCGGCAATCCTTCCTGGCAGAATATCCTGCTCGCCCTCTTGATCCTGGCCGGCCAGATCTGGCGCGCTCTAGCGGAGGAGAGCTTGCTGATGCACGACCCGGCCTATCAGCAGTATGCCCGGAGTGTGCGCAGCCGTTTCATCCCGCACCTTCTTTAA
- a CDS encoding YfiR family protein — MRPTIAHTLWALGLFLIGCAPVAGAQEMAVSVEKQLEYFLKVLEFDRMLPRHQVDELTIAVLYQEAFQPSVETRNDFFRACRAYNSLQVSGLPLRVIYIGWQGLADLDARFARLEIAALYVTPLRGVPIGQIRQLCRLHQVTTLTGVPDYVKAGLSVGIGMALERPKVLINLSTARAEGADFSSQLLRLSAVVH, encoded by the coding sequence ATGAGACCGACGATAGCACATACGCTTTGGGCGCTGGGCCTTTTCCTGATCGGTTGCGCGCCGGTGGCCGGAGCTCAGGAGATGGCGGTTTCCGTCGAAAAACAGCTCGAGTACTTTCTCAAGGTGCTTGAATTCGACCGGATGCTGCCACGCCATCAGGTGGACGAGCTGACGATCGCTGTGCTCTATCAGGAGGCGTTTCAGCCTTCGGTGGAAACCCGCAACGATTTTTTCCGAGCCTGCCGGGCTTATAACTCCCTGCAGGTCTCCGGGCTGCCGCTCCGTGTTATATACATCGGCTGGCAAGGCCTGGCGGATCTGGATGCTCGTTTTGCCCGGCTCGAGATCGCCGCTCTTTATGTTACGCCCTTGCGCGGGGTGCCGATTGGGCAGATCCGTCAGCTATGCCGGCTTCACCAAGTGACCACTCTGACTGGGGTTCCGGATTATGTCAAAGCCGGCCTCTCCGTGGGCATCGGGATGGCCCTGGAACGGCCTAAAGTCTTGATCAATCTCTCGACGGCGCGGGCTGAAGGTGCGGACTTTAGCTCCCAACTTCTCAGACTCTCTGCTGTCGTCCATTAG